One stretch of Podospora pseudoanserina strain CBS 124.78 chromosome 4, whole genome shotgun sequence DNA includes these proteins:
- a CDS encoding hypothetical protein (EggNog:ENOG503PDVW), translated as MDPNATCTNNRPEVPFIPFLAGLTAWAVVRYVLEGIVKRFNPKFDKFLREDIRRRYNFYFSTWLGTIAKVISVVSCTAALASTPAEGDLYGLVRPLNTAEQWCWGCRAVLYIQELPDLSSVPELVIHHILSIVAMCTILAYSAPRRPLYLMWASLWNEFLGNARRLFKLHDVMAPRLAWWMAAVNCFLVWALRITAAVVSIVWTLQSNTYGVCLFVTIGSILVYILYMVQFTTWELGRFRVINLDMTRPARFIIADKWSIHLLGVIMGVGLALTELSALAIYGSSSGYTSSKEELHSIAWVALQAAGAGLLGSYVTFPIFRFTIPSAATSQEEDEEPTAPKAALRLSLIGGIISAGSTVVFTPTLEPTVDRAAFLACMGLSLPLMISIFRFGQAFSTPAAASLETNHASLDEKLVDVADEGIATEPGVFPPKMVNAAAHGVLFLGVASALCVSPPPSLLAVKGFSSFVLAMMAGVELGNRCEGRHRRFLHRLFPMLQAGVGIGYQAWCVVVEGEKGGMFVLGVYLVCFGVVVVMMPVVVRFFEGLWAKGKGKGEKKKKNKGWDLKVVSVGSGLALVAMLVLGEYMGWCSMAGEPVVMAVGQGDKLGEVVKEVVRGKGEGAVGSWGVVASWPLVASVLGATVLPVVMVQAVG; from the coding sequence ATGGATCCAAACGCCACGTGCACAAACAACCGACCAGAGGTTCCGTTCATACCGTTCCTCGCCGGCTTAACGGCTTGGGCCGTGGTCAGATACGTTCTTGAAGGCATCGTCAAGCGGTTTAACCCCAAGTTCGACAAATTTCTTCGAGAGGACATCCGTCGCAGGTACAACTTCTACTTCAGCACTTGGCTGGGCACCATCGCCAAGGTCATCTCGGTTGTCTCATGCACAGCAGCCCTGGCGAGCACCCCGGCCGAGGGGGACCTCTACGGGCTTGTGCGTCCACTCAACACAGCGGAGCAATGGTGCTGGGGTTGCCGGGCCGTCCTCTACATCCAGGAGCTGCCAGACCTGAGCTCTGTGCCCGAGTTGGTTATCCATCACATCCTTAGTATCGTTGCAATGTGTACCATCCTGGCCTACAGCGCTCCTCGTCGTCCGCTCTACCTCATGTGGGCCAGTCTCTGGAATGAGTTTCTCGGCAATGCCAGACGGTTGTTCAAGCTCCATGATGTCATGGCGCCTCGTCTGGCGTGGTGGATGGCTGCTGTCAACTGCTTCCTCGTATGGGCCTTACGGATAACAGCTGCTGTTGTGTCAATTGTTTGGACCCTTCAGAGCAACACTTATGGAGTGTGCCTGTTCGTCACGATTGGCTCGATACTGGTGTACATTTTGTACATGGTCCAATTCACAACGTGGGAGCTTGGAAGGTTTAGGGTTATCAACCTTGACATGACCCGCCCAGCGAGGTTCATCATTGCAGACAAATGGAGCATCCACCTTTTGGGCGTGATCATGGGTGTTGGGCTGGCCTTGACGGAGCTTTCCGCGCTTGCGATCTACGGGTCCAGCTCTGGGTACACGAGCtccaaggaggagctgcacAGCATTGCCTGGGTTGCTCTCCaggctgctggtgctgggctTTTGGGGTCTTATGTTACTTTTCCCATCTTTCGGTTTACCATCCCCTCGGCTGCTACGTCacaggaggaagatgaggaaccAACTGCTCCAAAGGCTGCTCTTCGACTTTCCCTTATTGGCGGCATCATCTCTGCCGGGTCGACGGTTGTGttcacccccaccctcgAGCCGACGGTCGACCGTGCTGCGTTTTTGGCCTGCATGGGGTTGAGTCTTCCGTTGATGATTTCCATCTTTCGCTTCGGTCAGGCGTTTTCCACACCCGCCGCCGCTTCTCTCGAGACGAATCATGCATCTCTGGATGAGAAGCTTGTCGATGTCGCCGACGAGGGAATCGCGACTGAGCCTGGAGTGTTTCCCCCCAAAATGGTCAATGCTGCGGCCCATGGGGTGTTGTTTCTCGGCGTCGCTTCTGCGCTCTGTGTGAGCCCGCCGCCCTCGCTTCTGGCGGTCAAGGGGTTCTCGAGCTTTGTTctggcgatgatggcgggtGTTGAGCTGGGGAATCGTTGCGAGGGGAGGCACCGGAGGTTTTTGCACAGGTTGTTTCCTATGCTTCaggctggggttgggattgggtaTCAGGcttggtgtgttgttgttgagggggaaaagggggggatgtttGTCTTGGGGGTGTATTTGGTTtgctttggggttgtggtggtcATGATGCCGGTTGTGGTGAGGTTTTTCGAGGGGTTGTGGGCGAAGGGGAAGGGCaaaggggaaaagaagaagaagaataagGGGTGGGATTTGAAGGTTGTTAGCGTTGGTTCGGGGTTGGCGTTGGTTGCgatgttggttttgggggagtaTATGGGTTGGTGTAGTATGGCTGGggagccggtggtgatggctgtgggACAGGGGGAcaagttgggggaggttgtgaaggagGTTGTGAGGGGTAAGGGAGAGGGCGCGGTTGGGTCGTGGGGTGTGGTTGCTAGTTGGCCCTTGGTTGCTAGTGTGCTTGGGGCGACGGtgctgccggtggtgatggtgcaggCTGTTGGGTGA
- a CDS encoding hypothetical protein (EggNog:ENOG503NW5M; COG:U), whose translation MDKESPSSQTEPFSGRGSIVMLKTTAASIMAATPTQDGEPGHHHVSRTRRAAIFLFLLLIQFIVHLDMTSVAVAVPDIARDLNATRTEVFSMGTIYYLSATIFQQPVAEISHVVGRKPAFLLVLTFAAAGTVIAGTANSIAVLLAGRAFQGFANAGSVLSAIILTDLVPIQDRAIWLATQNAVTAVGLACGPIIGTAYIRLKSWRMLFFMNLPLLVISAIGLAFLLGFDRPELGIRKSLKSVDWIGIGIFIPSALSFLSPFVMAPTLFPWISVQALVPLASGVIGLATLAVHQRFFARRPMFRPEIFSKHVTVSAILGLTVCGICLNILLFHLVLFWEGVRGYGKMETSVAVLPETVSIPIAALVCGLVMRRTNRIREAVSVGWPLAVLSLGLLWFMDDNTPLPWLVIVNCGVGLAAGILMAALNVSLLAATKRELNGHAIAMGLQARSAGMCLGIAIGTTVFSYTMNQRLRQVGGEMNSEEILRMIEEIKRDPNCRKAIIDALRVLWVICCALSGIVGLYNCVCKFPLLRDPSAEGPGTERVAANGPEKRANSSTVASQDSKV comes from the exons ATGGATAAGGAATCTCCATCAAGTCAGACGGAGCCGTTCTCCGGCCGAGGTTCCATTGTCATGCTCAAAACAACAGCGGCCTCAATCATGGCTGCGACGCCTACGCAGGATGGGGAACCGGGACACCACCATGTTTCTCGCACACGGCGTGCGGCGATATTCCTGTTTCTTCTCCTGATACAGTTCATTGTTCATCTTGACATGACCTCGGTAGCTGTGGCCGTGCCG GATATTGCGAGAGACTTGAACGCGACGAGAACGGAAGTGTTTTCCATGGGCACCATATACTACCTGAGCGCCACCATCTTCCAACAGCCCGTTGCAGAAATCTCCCATGTCGTCGGAAGAAAGCCAGCGTTTCTGCTAGTATTGACTTTTGCAGCCGCCGGGACAGTCATCGCTGGAACGGCAAACAGTATCGCCGTCCTTCTTGCCGGCCGTGCTTTTCAAGGATTTGCCAACGCCGGCTCGGTTCTCTCTGCTATTATCCTGACCGACCTCGTGCCTATCCAAGATCGAGCCATCTGGCTGGCAACCCAAAATGCTGTCACCGCTGTCGGTCTTGCCTGCGGACCAATCATCGGAACGGCATACATCAGGCTCAAATCTTGG AGAATGTTGTTCTTCATGAACCTCCCGCTGCTTGTCATCTCTGCTATCGGTCTGGCATTCCTGCTCGGGTTTGACAGACCTGAGCTAGGCATTCGAAAAAGTCTGAAAAGTGTCGACTGGATCGGTATCGGAATATTCATCCCGTCTGCCCTGTCATTCCTCTCGCCATTTGTCATGGCTCCGACGCTTTTCCCGTGGATATCCGTCCAGGCTTTGGTACCGTTAGCATCGGGCGTCATTGGGTTGGCGACACTGGCGGTGCATCAACGGTTCTTTGCGAGGCGCCCAATGTTCCGGCCCGAGATTTTCAGTAAGCATGTCACCGTCTCAGCCATCCTCGGCCTGACGGTCTGCGGCATCTGTCTGAACATACTCTTGTTCcatctcgtcctcttctGGGAAGGTGTGCGGGGCTATGGTAAGATGGAAACCAGCGTCGCAGTCCTTCCAGAAACAGTGAGCATACCCATTGCGGCCCTGGTGTGCGGCTTGGTGATGCGTCGGACGAATCGAATCCGGGAGGCTGTCTCGGTAGGCTGGCCATTAGCTGTTCTCTCACTCGGCCTTCTGTGGTTCATGGACGACAACACCCCTCTGCCATGGTTGGTCATCGTCAACTGCGGTGTTGGTTTGGCGGCAGGCATCTTGATGGCAGCGCTCAATGTTTCGCTTCTCGCGGCGACAAAGCGTGAACTTAACGGCCATGCAATTGCCATGGGCTTACAGGCCAGGTCGGCTGGAATGTGTCTTGGTATTGCCATTGGCACAACTGTCTTCAGCTACACCATGAACCAGAGGCTCCGGCAGGTAGGCGGGGAGATGAACTCTGAAGAAATCTTGAGAATGATTGAAGAGATCAAGCGGGATCCCAACTGCCGGAAAGCCATCATCGATGCTCTTCGCGTGCTTTGGGTCATTTGCTGTGCCCTGTCCGGGATAGTTGGTCTCTACAACTGCGTCTGCAAATTCCCTCTTCTGAGGGATCCCTCCGCCGAGGGCCCAGGCACAGAGAGAGTTGCAGCCAACGGACCGGAGAAGAGGGCAAACTCGAGCACCGTCGCTTCTCAGGACTCCAAAGTCTGA
- a CDS encoding hypothetical protein (EggNog:ENOG503NYUX; COG:S), with product MPQSLEIPVLTVDANVIHKVDTTKPENLFSMWTVFARCRDSVAHGRRLENLSWRLWNRETFCCENGEVLVSSSATSQPRDIQYPRGASDEELPQLSASVDSVADEEAVDLSSEQAPLDIVRPRILRQDSCASSRSRGRERHITSDELEKMVVQIMDGKAPLQPIEYTLPASIEEKPSCPPDSEHSGSTTDESPQTSEQNTPHSLPSEPENTPEEPAMQTIVTRGFSTSPLPACRITSPAASPASHNDAIPLPTEAPAPKFVQPKKQAARFALGGSGSCSSGSDNSYSPEKVEIRKQVPAKSKMFQLGVASSDEDGSLKVPEVLNRAPSVMNAHKKTASFNNEVVTQTFESSAISDSESEYLDESAIDDDEDDWEEDESAEESGKSSMEDKIHFKRVDSTANLTSRRSLLTLALAGNSGLSRAQKYSNIASQSTSAIPRTRAALNGPSVVASPNDSDDAPLMMKNRGPSRAPPMRPITEIPRSQAQPINTMAMGMHHQAAFSPRTTRRNMLATELTESLRRNLLHERSQKTSTANAVLKRRHTSHDVANLKQYPERPYMKKDNETNNRVWDDQVFDKNAFTGYHAQGW from the exons ATGCCGCAGTCCTTAGAGATACCCGTCCTCACAGTGGACGCCAATGTCATTCACAAGGTggacaccaccaaaccagaGAACCTATTCAGCATGTGGACAG TTTTCGCCAGATGCCGTGACTCAGTTGCCCACGGCAGAAGACTAGAAAACCTCAGTTGGCGCCTCTGGAACAGAGAAACCTTTTGCTGCGAGAACGGTGAAGTTCTCGTCTCGTCCTCCGCCACAAGCCAACCCCGAGATATTCAATATCCTCGCGGCGCGAGCGATGAGGAGCTTCCGCAGCTCTCCGCCAGCGTCGACTCGGTCGCTGACGAAGAGGCCGTTGACCTTTCATCCGAGCAAGCCCCCTTGGACATTGTACGCCCAAGGATACTCAGACAGGATTCTTGCGCCAGCAGCCGTAGTCGAGGCCGTGAAAGGCACATCACTTCGGAcgagttggagaagatggtcGTTCAAATCATGGATGGAAAGGCCCCTCTTCAACCCATTGAGTACACGCTCCCTGCATCGATCGAAGAGAAGCCATCGTGCCCACCCGACAGCGAACACTCCggctccaccaccgacgaaTCCCCCCAGACCTCCGAACAGAACACTCCTCATTCCCTGCCCTCAGAGCCCGAAAACACTCCCGAGGAGCCGGCAATGCAGACAATTGTGACCCGTGGCTTTTCCACCTCTCCGTTGCCTGCGTGCCGTATTACCTCGCCAGCCGCTTCTCCCGCTTCTCACAATGACGCCATCCCTCTTCCTACTGAGGCCCCAGCGCCCAAGTTTGTCCAGCCCAAGAAGCAAGCTGCGAGGTTTGCTCTTGGCGGTTCTGGGTCGTGCTCATCGGGCTCAGATAACTCCTACAGCCCCGAAAAGGTCGAGATCAGAAAGCAGGTCCCGGCCAAGTCCAAGATGTTCCAGCTTGGAGTTGCCTCGTCAGACGAGGATGGATCTCTCAAGGTCCCCGAAGTCCTCAACAGAGCCCCCTCCGTGATGAACGCGCACAAGAAGACTGCTTCCTTCAACAACGAGGTGGTTACCCAAACATTCGAGTCTTCTGCTATCAGTGACTCTGAGTCCGAGTATCTTGACGAGAGTGcaattgatgatgatgaggatgactgggaggaggacgagtcGGCCGAGGAGAGTGGCAAGTCAAGCATGGAGGACAAGATCCACTTCAAGCGCGTTGACTCAACTGCCAACCTTACCTCAAGGCGATCTCTCCTTACTCTCGCTTTGGCGGGCAACAGCGGTCTTAGCCGTGCTCAAAAGTACTCCAATATTGCTTCGCAGTCTACCTCGGCCATCCCCCGCACTCGAGCCGCACTTAACGGACCATCCGTCGTCGCTTCCCCGAATGACTCGGATGACGCGCCACTCATGATGAAGAACAGGGGCCCTTCTCGCGCCCCCCCAATGCGCCCGATCACCGAGATTCCTCGGTCCCAAGCTCAGCCCATCAACACAATGGCCATGGGGATGCACCATCAGGCCGCCTTCTCCCCGCGCACCACTCGGCGCAACATGCTGGCTACCGAGCTCACAGAGTCTCTCCGAAGAAACCTTCTCCACGAACGGTCGCAAAAAACGTCGACTGCTAATGCCGTCCTTAAGCGACGCCACACTTCCCACGATGTTGCCAATCTCAAGCAATATCCAGAACGTCCTTACATGAAGAAGGACAACGAGACCAACAACCGGGTCTGGGACGACCAAGTCTTCGACAAGAACGCCTTCACCGGCTACCATGCTCAAGGCTGGTAA